In Terriglobus sp. TAA 43, a single window of DNA contains:
- a CDS encoding DUF3142 domain-containing protein has translation MRPRPLPLLLITAAIACAIAAIITHHHQQQATTATVQAAPADASLHKTVAWVWERPEDLHTLSPQREAVAIYQGTLHLNDEAVFTPRRNPVLLPQNIQRIATVRIETGSAFGAHHYDRALLKAAVASLVKTAQQPDLAALQIDFDARRSERAFYSDLLQQLRREMPAQLPLEMTALVSWCSEDDWLRTLPVNAAIPMFFRMEPGRARMVRIAIPSAQLPEPLCNTTVGISTHEPAPSGIANRRVYIFPDRGWKQDLPQLAALEQQTQ, from the coding sequence ATGCGCCCGCGTCCCCTGCCGCTGCTCCTCATCACCGCAGCCATCGCATGTGCCATTGCGGCCATCATCACGCATCACCATCAACAACAAGCCACCACGGCCACTGTCCAGGCTGCACCCGCCGACGCATCGCTCCACAAGACAGTCGCATGGGTATGGGAGCGCCCGGAAGACCTGCACACGCTCTCACCGCAACGCGAAGCCGTAGCCATCTATCAAGGCACACTGCACCTCAACGACGAGGCTGTTTTCACCCCGCGTCGCAACCCGGTCCTGCTCCCGCAAAACATTCAACGCATCGCCACCGTCCGCATTGAAACCGGCTCCGCATTCGGCGCACATCATTACGACCGCGCATTGCTCAAAGCCGCAGTCGCATCGCTGGTAAAAACGGCGCAACAACCCGACCTGGCCGCCCTGCAAATCGACTTCGACGCTCGCCGTTCCGAGCGCGCCTTCTACAGCGATCTTCTCCAGCAACTCCGCCGCGAAATGCCCGCGCAACTCCCGCTGGAAATGACGGCACTCGTCTCCTGGTGCAGTGAAGACGACTGGCTCCGCACGCTCCCTGTCAACGCCGCCATCCCCATGTTCTTCCGCATGGAACCCGGCCGCGCACGCATGGTGCGCATCGCCATTCCATCCGCGCAACTACCAGAGCCGCTCTGCAACACCACCGTCGGCATCTCCACACACGAACCCGCGCCCTCCGGCATCGCCAATCGCCGCGTCTACATCTTCCCCGACCGCGGCTGGAAACAAGACCTCCCACAACTCGCTGCACTGGAGCAGCAAACACAATGA
- a CDS encoding GH92 family glycosyl hydrolase translates to MITRRRFLESAAVAATLAHMESRSMMALSQKAVAKDDVLQWVDPRIGTGGHGHCYPGASMPFGAVQLSPDTYNDGWDWSSGYHITDDSIMGFSHTHLSGTGVGDLLDFLVMPGTGKAKLVPGDRKNPEEGYRSRFTHSTEVTTPGYYSVMLDTYKIKAELTATERVGVHRYTFPKSDEAYLIVDLHHAHLTKRGTTVVSSEVELAGDTLQGGHVTNGWGNGRHAYFSMQFSKKPKKVEIFSDDQPVSGKKTEGVNLKAVLYFETKANETILVKTGISAVDTAGAAKNVAAEVKGFDFDGTRMMAAAAWRKQLGKVRASFIDDTHRTIFYTSLYHMSLGPVLFDDVDGRYRAMDNTVKTLPNGERNYTTFSLWDTFRGAHPAYTIIEPERVPQFVNTLIRMGEESPAGAPVWPLWGRETECMTGFHCSSVIAEAQKKGFNADYKRAYAMLQKGRADDVQGMTWHKEHGYIPADLEGESVSKHVEFCYDDWAMANIASRLGMTAERDERLKMSKGYLNNWDASMGFLRPKLSNGEWTTPFDPIEMRHWEKWWDYTESNAWQTTFTVQCDPGGMIKMIGGNAPFVTKLDALFNQPSTLPSYAPPDIAGMVGQYAHGNEPSHHIAYLYVYAGAPHKTQSRVRSLIDTMYKAEPDGMQGNEDVGQMSAWYFLSALGFYPVDPVSGIYVLGSPVTTGATLDMGKGRVLKIEVQRSNASDCYVKEFRLNGTAQDKAWFRHSDIAKGGTLTFVMSATPNESLGTDVKVIPPSQEI, encoded by the coding sequence ATGATTACTCGTCGTAGGTTTCTGGAATCCGCTGCTGTTGCCGCCACGCTTGCTCACATGGAATCGCGCTCGATGATGGCGCTTTCACAGAAGGCTGTTGCCAAGGATGATGTGTTGCAGTGGGTGGACCCGCGCATTGGTACGGGTGGGCATGGGCACTGCTATCCGGGTGCGAGCATGCCTTTTGGTGCGGTGCAGCTTTCGCCGGATACGTACAACGATGGCTGGGATTGGAGCAGCGGATACCACATTACCGATGACAGCATTATGGGGTTCAGCCATACGCATTTGAGCGGTACGGGCGTTGGCGATCTGCTGGACTTCCTCGTGATGCCGGGTACAGGCAAAGCGAAGCTGGTGCCGGGCGACCGGAAGAATCCGGAAGAGGGATATCGTTCGCGCTTTACACACAGCACGGAGGTGACGACGCCGGGCTACTACTCCGTGATGCTGGACACATACAAGATCAAGGCGGAGTTGACCGCCACAGAGCGTGTGGGCGTGCATCGTTACACATTCCCGAAGAGCGATGAGGCTTACCTGATTGTTGACCTGCACCATGCGCACCTGACGAAGCGTGGCACCACCGTTGTGAGCAGCGAGGTGGAGCTTGCGGGCGACACGTTGCAGGGTGGGCATGTGACGAATGGATGGGGCAATGGGCGTCATGCTTACTTCTCCATGCAGTTTTCGAAGAAGCCGAAGAAGGTGGAGATTTTCTCAGACGATCAGCCGGTGAGTGGCAAGAAGACTGAAGGTGTGAACCTGAAGGCTGTTCTGTACTTCGAGACGAAGGCCAACGAAACGATCCTTGTGAAGACGGGCATCAGCGCGGTGGATACTGCGGGTGCTGCGAAGAATGTTGCTGCCGAGGTCAAAGGCTTTGATTTTGATGGCACGCGCATGATGGCCGCGGCGGCGTGGCGCAAACAACTTGGCAAGGTGCGCGCTTCGTTTATTGACGATACGCATCGCACGATCTTTTACACGTCGCTGTATCACATGAGCCTGGGGCCGGTGCTGTTTGACGATGTGGATGGGCGCTATCGTGCGATGGATAACACTGTGAAGACGCTGCCCAATGGCGAGCGCAACTACACCACGTTCAGCCTGTGGGATACGTTCCGTGGTGCGCATCCGGCGTACACGATCATTGAGCCGGAACGTGTGCCGCAGTTTGTGAATACGTTGATCCGTATGGGTGAAGAATCGCCTGCGGGTGCGCCGGTGTGGCCGCTGTGGGGTCGTGAGACGGAGTGCATGACGGGCTTTCATTGTTCGTCAGTCATTGCCGAGGCGCAGAAGAAGGGCTTCAACGCGGATTACAAGCGTGCGTATGCGATGTTGCAGAAGGGCCGTGCGGATGATGTGCAGGGTATGACGTGGCACAAGGAGCATGGATATATCCCGGCTGATCTTGAGGGCGAGTCCGTGTCAAAGCATGTGGAGTTTTGCTATGACGACTGGGCGATGGCGAACATTGCTTCGCGGTTGGGTATGACGGCGGAACGCGATGAGCGGTTGAAGATGTCAAAGGGATATCTGAACAACTGGGATGCGAGTATGGGCTTCCTGCGTCCGAAACTTTCGAATGGTGAGTGGACCACGCCGTTTGATCCGATTGAGATGCGGCACTGGGAGAAGTGGTGGGACTACACGGAGAGCAATGCGTGGCAGACGACGTTTACGGTGCAGTGTGATCCGGGCGGCATGATCAAGATGATTGGCGGCAATGCGCCGTTTGTGACGAAGCTGGATGCGTTGTTTAATCAGCCGAGCACGCTGCCGTCGTATGCGCCGCCGGATATTGCGGGCATGGTGGGGCAGTATGCGCATGGCAATGAGCCGTCGCATCATATTGCGTATCTGTATGTGTATGCCGGTGCGCCGCACAAGACGCAGAGCCGCGTGCGTAGCCTGATTGACACGATGTACAAGGCAGAGCCGGATGGCATGCAGGGCAATGAAGATGTGGGCCAGATGTCGGCGTGGTACTTCCTGAGTGCGCTTGGTTTTTATCCGGTTGATCCGGTGAGCGGCATCTATGTGTTGGGTTCTCCGGTGACGACCGGCGCGACGCTGGATATGGGCAAGGGGCGTGTGCTGAAGATTGAAGTGCAGCGCTCGAATGCTTCGGATTGCTATGTGAAGGAGTTCCGCCTGAATGGAACGGCGCAGGACAAGGCGTGGTTCCGGCATAGCGATATTGCAAAGGGTGGCACGCTGACGTTTGTGATGAGTGCTACGCCGAATGAATCGCTGGGCACGGATGTGAAGGTAATTCCGCCTTCGCAGGAGATTTAA